From the genome of Phreatobacter cathodiphilus, one region includes:
- a CDS encoding nuclear transport factor 2 family protein, with amino-acid sequence MTTPHAEATALLDAFRDAVARRDGRAFAALFTPDGVYHDVFYGAFRGTDAIAGMIDDVFYRTAEDFRWDFHDPLGDGRLLYARYTFSYRSLLPEAKGARVLFEGVAIIRLDGGRIADYREVADTGPAFVDLGFAPERIAKILGRQGAALKAREEMRRHLA; translated from the coding sequence ATGACCACCCCGCATGCCGAGGCCACCGCCCTGCTCGACGCCTTCCGCGACGCCGTGGCCCGCCGCGACGGTCGCGCCTTCGCCGCCCTCTTCACGCCGGATGGCGTCTATCACGACGTCTTCTATGGCGCCTTCCGCGGCACCGACGCCATCGCCGGCATGATCGACGACGTCTTCTACCGCACGGCCGAGGACTTCCGCTGGGACTTCCACGATCCCCTCGGCGACGGGCGCCTGCTCTACGCCCGCTACACCTTCTCCTACCGCTCGCTGTTGCCCGAGGCGAAGGGCGCGCGGGTGCTGTTCGAGGGCGTCGCCATCATCCGGCTGGACGGTGGCAGGATCGCCGATTACCGGGAGGTTGCCGACACCGGTCCCGCCTTCGTCGACCTCGGCTTCGCGCCCGAGCGCATCGCCAAGATCCTCGGCCGCCAGGGCGCGGCGCTGAAGGCGCGCGAGGAGATGCGGCGCCATCTGGCGTGA
- a CDS encoding LysR substrate-binding domain-containing protein yields MIRGMPPLKCLQTFAAVMETGTFARAAEQLNVTPSAVSHQIRMLEDILGKPLFVRRNRTVQPTEDAVAYANALGESFTRIAVATSRFASEGSVLRLMLHSAPSLATLWLVPRLPSFRTRHPEIDLTLFAGHEPAKLGDDGFMIDIQYNRPVPEACEGLVLCEETVMPLASPSFVAQHRLTRVEDISAVPLIHSVRSVVQWDQWIARHAPHVMLARRGMTFDRAYLGLMAARDGLGLMLESTLQAGGMLAAGELVAPFGPLGVTAVAHRLVYRREDRARPQIEAFVAWITEEMAADRAGSEPPQRVRRAAR; encoded by the coding sequence ATGATCCGGGGCATGCCGCCGCTGAAATGCCTGCAGACCTTCGCGGCGGTGATGGAGACCGGCACCTTCGCCAGGGCCGCCGAGCAGCTCAACGTGACGCCCTCGGCGGTCAGCCATCAGATCCGCATGCTGGAGGACATTCTCGGCAAGCCGCTCTTCGTGCGCCGCAACCGCACGGTGCAGCCGACCGAGGATGCGGTGGCCTATGCCAATGCGCTGGGCGAGAGTTTCACCCGCATCGCGGTGGCGACCAGCCGCTTCGCCTCGGAAGGGTCGGTGCTGCGGCTCATGCTGCATTCGGCGCCGAGCCTCGCCACCCTCTGGCTGGTGCCGCGCCTGCCCTCCTTCCGCACGCGCCACCCGGAGATCGACCTGACGCTCTTCGCCGGCCACGAACCGGCCAAGCTCGGCGACGACGGCTTCATGATCGACATCCAGTACAACCGGCCGGTGCCGGAGGCCTGCGAGGGCCTGGTGCTGTGCGAGGAGACGGTGATGCCGCTGGCCAGCCCCAGCTTCGTCGCGCAGCACCGGCTGACGCGGGTGGAGGACATCAGCGCCGTGCCGCTCATCCATTCGGTGCGCAGCGTGGTGCAGTGGGACCAGTGGATCGCCCGCCACGCGCCGCATGTGATGCTGGCGCGGCGCGGCATGACCTTCGACCGTGCCTATCTCGGGCTGATGGCGGCCCGCGACGGTCTCGGCCTGATGCTGGAATCGACGCTCCAGGCCGGCGGCATGCTGGCCGCAGGCGAACTCGTCGCGCCCTTCGGCCCGCTCGGCGTCACCGCCGTCGCCCATCGCCTCGTCTACCGGCGTGAGGACCGGGCGCGGCCGCAGATCGAGGCCTTCGTCGCCTGGATCACCGAGGAAATGGCGGCGGACAGGGCGGGCAGCGAGCCGCCTCAGCGGGTGAGAAGAGCGGCGAGGTAG
- a CDS encoding nuclear transport factor 2 family protein: protein MTEDIIERLAIRDLVENWALWRDAGNWDRFLTCWHDDGRMMATWYQGPAADFIRASREGWAKGVSILHFLGGTTIDRTGDRAIAQTKMTISQRGPVDGVLCDVVCTGRFYDFIEKRQGRWGVVLRQPIYEKDRLDPVLPDAKLTLDPDLLAQFPEGYRHLAYIQTKIGYTVKRDMPGLRGPEVEALYRRGKTWLEGGPAE, encoded by the coding sequence ATGACCGAAGACATCATCGAACGCCTCGCCATCCGCGACCTCGTGGAGAACTGGGCCCTATGGCGCGACGCGGGCAACTGGGACCGCTTCCTCACCTGCTGGCACGACGACGGGCGGATGATGGCGACCTGGTACCAGGGGCCGGCGGCGGACTTCATCCGCGCCAGCCGCGAGGGCTGGGCCAAGGGCGTGTCGATCCTCCACTTCCTCGGCGGCACCACCATCGACCGGACGGGCGACCGCGCCATCGCCCAGACCAAGATGACCATCTCGCAGCGCGGGCCCGTCGACGGCGTCCTCTGTGACGTCGTCTGCACCGGCCGCTTCTACGACTTCATCGAGAAGCGCCAGGGGCGCTGGGGCGTCGTGCTGCGCCAGCCGATCTACGAGAAGGACCGGCTCGATCCGGTCCTGCCCGACGCCAAGTTGACGCTCGACCCGGACCTGCTCGCGCAGTTCCCGGAGGGCTACCGCCACCTCGCCTACATCCAGACCAAGATCGGCTACACGGTGAAGCGCGACATGCCGGGCCTGCGCGGTCCCGAGGTCGAGGCGCTCTACCGCCGCGGCAAGACCTGGCTGGAGGGTGGGCCTGCGGAGTGA
- a CDS encoding aldehyde dehydrogenase gives MKHVNLMIDAREMGAADGRTFDRLDPMTGEVATRAAAATVSDAVAAVDAAAAAFPAWSALGPNERRTKLNAAADLMQQRAEDFASAMMTETGSTKGWALFNVGLAAGMLREAGAMTTQITGDVIPTDKPHNLALAIRQPVGVILGIAPWNAPVILGVRAIAMPLACGNTVVFKASEQCPATHQLIGQVMRDAGLPAGVVNVVTNAPADAAKVVETLIAHRAVKRVNFTGSTHVGRIIAETAARYLKPALLELGGKAPLVILDDADLDEAVNAAAFGAFMNQGQICMSTERIVVDAKVADAFVEKFAAKAKSLPFGDPRSGNVVLGSMVSAEAAKRVKTLIDDASAKGASVAAGGSLEGTVMPATILDRVTPAMRIYGEESFGPVVTVVRVNGDEEAIRVANDTEYGLSAAVFSRDIGRALGVARRIDSGICHINAPTVHDEPQMPFGGVKASGYGRFGGKAGIDAFTELRWITIQTGPRHYPF, from the coding sequence ATGAAACACGTCAACCTGATGATCGATGCCCGCGAGATGGGTGCCGCCGACGGCCGCACCTTCGACCGTCTCGACCCGATGACCGGCGAGGTGGCGACCCGCGCCGCCGCTGCCACGGTTTCGGACGCCGTCGCCGCGGTGGACGCGGCGGCTGCGGCCTTCCCGGCCTGGTCGGCCCTCGGCCCCAACGAGCGGCGGACGAAACTCAATGCCGCCGCCGACCTGATGCAGCAGCGCGCCGAGGACTTCGCCTCCGCCATGATGACCGAGACGGGCTCGACCAAGGGCTGGGCGCTGTTCAACGTGGGCCTTGCCGCCGGCATGCTGCGCGAGGCCGGCGCCATGACCACCCAGATCACCGGCGACGTCATCCCCACGGACAAGCCGCACAACCTGGCCCTCGCCATCCGCCAGCCGGTCGGCGTCATCCTCGGCATCGCGCCGTGGAACGCCCCCGTCATCCTCGGCGTGCGCGCCATCGCCATGCCGCTCGCCTGCGGCAACACCGTGGTCTTCAAGGCCTCCGAACAGTGCCCGGCGACCCACCAGCTCATCGGCCAGGTGATGCGCGACGCGGGACTGCCGGCCGGCGTCGTCAACGTCGTCACCAATGCGCCGGCCGACGCCGCCAAGGTGGTGGAGACGCTCATCGCCCACCGCGCGGTGAAGCGGGTCAACTTCACCGGCTCCACCCATGTCGGCCGCATCATCGCCGAGACGGCGGCGCGCTACCTGAAGCCCGCCCTTCTCGAGCTCGGCGGCAAGGCGCCGCTCGTCATCCTCGACGACGCCGACCTCGACGAGGCGGTGAACGCCGCCGCCTTCGGCGCCTTCATGAACCAGGGCCAGATCTGCATGTCGACCGAGCGCATCGTGGTCGACGCCAAGGTCGCCGACGCCTTCGTCGAGAAATTCGCCGCCAAGGCGAAGTCGCTGCCCTTCGGCGACCCGCGCTCGGGGAACGTCGTGCTCGGCTCCATGGTCTCCGCCGAGGCGGCGAAGCGGGTGAAGACGCTCATTGACGACGCCTCGGCCAAGGGCGCATCGGTGGCCGCCGGCGGATCGCTGGAGGGCACGGTCATGCCCGCCACCATCCTCGACAGGGTGACGCCGGCCATGCGCATCTACGGCGAGGAGAGCTTCGGCCCGGTGGTGACGGTGGTGCGCGTCAACGGCGACGAGGAGGCGATCCGCGTCGCCAACGACACCGAATACGGCCTCTCCGCCGCCGTCTTCTCCCGCGACATCGGCCGTGCCCTCGGCGTCGCCAGGCGCATCGACAGCGGCATCTGCCACATCAACGCGCCGACCGTGCACGACGAGCCGCAGATGCCCTTCGGCGGCGTCAAGGCCTCGGGCTACGGCCGCTTCGGCGGCAAGGCCGGCATCGACGCCTTCACCGAGCTGCGCTGGATCACCATCCAGACCGGCCCGCGTCACTACCCGTTCTGA
- a CDS encoding DUF2938 domain-containing protein, giving the protein MAEFIWRSIVLGVAATALLDLWALFLHRAFAVPPPNWAMVGRWVGHLPQGRFIHDDIGRATPVPNERAIGWIFHYAVGIAFAAALLAVWGLGWARMPSLVPALIVGYVTIGCGWFILQPGMGAGIAASKRDNAMQIRMLNILGHTVFGLGLYLAALLTR; this is encoded by the coding sequence ATGGCTGAATTCATCTGGCGGTCCATCGTTCTCGGCGTCGCCGCCACCGCCCTGCTCGACCTCTGGGCGCTGTTCCTCCACCGCGCCTTCGCCGTTCCCCCGCCGAACTGGGCCATGGTCGGGCGCTGGGTCGGCCACCTGCCGCAGGGCCGCTTCATCCACGACGACATCGGCCGCGCCACGCCCGTGCCGAACGAGCGCGCCATCGGCTGGATCTTCCACTATGCCGTCGGCATCGCCTTCGCCGCGGCGCTGCTGGCCGTCTGGGGCCTCGGCTGGGCGCGCATGCCGAGCCTCGTTCCCGCTCTCATCGTCGGCTACGTCACCATCGGCTGCGGCTGGTTCATCCTCCAGCCCGGCATGGGCGCGGGCATCGCCGCTTCGAAGCGCGACAACGCCATGCAGATCCGCATGCTCAACATTCTCGGCCACACGGTCTTCGGCCTCGGCCTCTACCTCGCCGCTCTTCTCACCCGCTGA
- the msrB gene encoding peptide-methionine (R)-S-oxide reductase MsrB: METATKTFPVTKTDAEWRSILTPEQYQVLRGHGTERPGSCALNHEKRAGTFSCAGCGQELFVSHKKFESGTGWPSFDQPLPGSVEETVDRSWGMVRTEVHCANCGGHLGHVFPDGPPPTGLRYCINGVALNFRPA; this comes from the coding sequence ATGGAGACCGCCACCAAGACCTTCCCCGTCACCAAGACGGACGCGGAATGGCGCAGCATCCTCACGCCCGAGCAGTACCAGGTGCTGCGCGGCCACGGCACGGAGCGGCCGGGAAGCTGCGCGCTCAACCACGAGAAGCGCGCCGGCACCTTCTCCTGCGCCGGCTGCGGGCAGGAGCTCTTCGTCTCGCACAAGAAGTTCGAGAGCGGCACGGGCTGGCCGAGCTTCGACCAGCCTCTGCCCGGCTCGGTCGAGGAGACCGTCGACCGCTCCTGGGGCATGGTGCGCACCGAGGTGCACTGCGCCAATTGCGGCGGCCATCTCGGCCATGTCTTCCCCGACGGTCCGCCGCCGACGGGCCTGCGTTACTGCATCAACGGCGTGGCGCTGAACTTCCGGCCGGCCTGA
- a CDS encoding ABC transporter substrate-binding protein, which produces MRRQTLSRRRFLAATAITTTALATPFVRHAHAAGKLSIGLWDHWVPGANKASTEVAQAWAAKEKVELTIDYIPSQGNKNLLTIAAEAQAKSGHDMLAMPTWWPQAHADLLEPCNDIMTQLISQNGQVNDTVRYLNRAGDKWLGVPSTIGSQIKGPCSRIDLLKQHAGIDIQAMYPAGSAPKADGWTMDTYLKAAEACHKAGVPFGVGLGDTTDSVDTAGAFFLSFGAALVDAKGELTVKSDPVRQALEFCVKAAKFYPADAPAWDDGSNNRWLVSGRGAMIMNPPSAWAVAKRDAPQIAAQCWTHGMPAGPKGRYAPFLPYFWNIWSFSQNKPAAKSLLVAMSQPDAVAKFVAASAGYDIPSFEKLTTLPTWAEEGPPKGTLYHYPNPHNHQTLSIAASPAPPKIAQQIYSQATLTKMIVRHLQGEPMERTLAWAESEVEGFLRG; this is translated from the coding sequence ATGCGCAGACAGACCCTGAGCCGTCGCCGGTTCCTGGCAGCGACGGCGATCACCACCACGGCGCTCGCCACGCCCTTCGTGCGTCACGCCCATGCCGCCGGCAAGCTCTCCATCGGCCTGTGGGACCACTGGGTGCCCGGCGCCAACAAGGCCTCCACCGAGGTGGCGCAGGCCTGGGCCGCCAAGGAGAAGGTCGAGCTGACGATCGACTACATCCCCTCCCAGGGGAACAAGAACCTGCTCACGATCGCCGCCGAGGCGCAGGCCAAGTCCGGCCACGACATGCTGGCCATGCCGACCTGGTGGCCGCAGGCCCATGCCGACCTGCTCGAGCCCTGCAACGACATCATGACTCAGCTCATCAGCCAGAACGGCCAGGTGAACGACACGGTCCGGTATCTGAACAGGGCCGGCGACAAGTGGCTCGGCGTGCCCTCCACCATCGGTTCGCAGATCAAGGGCCCGTGCTCGCGCATCGACCTGCTCAAGCAGCATGCCGGCATCGACATCCAGGCCATGTATCCGGCGGGGTCGGCGCCGAAGGCCGACGGCTGGACCATGGACACCTATCTCAAGGCGGCGGAGGCCTGCCACAAGGCGGGCGTGCCCTTCGGCGTCGGGCTCGGCGACACGACGGATTCCGTCGACACGGCCGGCGCCTTCTTCCTGTCCTTCGGCGCGGCGCTGGTCGACGCCAAGGGCGAGCTGACGGTGAAGTCCGACCCGGTGCGCCAGGCGCTGGAGTTCTGCGTCAAGGCGGCGAAGTTCTATCCGGCCGACGCGCCGGCCTGGGACGACGGCTCCAACAACCGCTGGCTGGTCTCCGGCCGCGGCGCCATGATCATGAACCCGCCGAGCGCGTGGGCGGTCGCCAAGCGCGACGCGCCGCAGATCGCCGCCCAGTGCTGGACCCACGGCATGCCGGCGGGGCCGAAGGGCCGCTATGCGCCGTTCCTGCCCTATTTCTGGAACATCTGGTCGTTCTCGCAGAACAAGCCGGCGGCCAAGAGCCTGCTCGTGGCCATGTCGCAGCCCGACGCGGTGGCGAAGTTCGTGGCGGCCTCGGCCGGCTACGACATCCCCTCCTTCGAGAAGCTGACGACGCTGCCGACCTGGGCCGAGGAAGGGCCGCCGAAGGGCACGCTCTACCACTACCCGAACCCGCACAACCACCAGACGCTCTCCATCGCCGCCTCGCCGGCGCCGCCGAAGATCGCCCAGCAGATCTACAGCCAGGCGACGCTGACGAAGATGATCGTCCGGCACCTGCAGGGCGAGCCCATGGAGCGCACGCTCGCCTGGGCCGAGAGCGAGGTGGAAGGCTTCCTGCGCGGCTGA
- a CDS encoding ABC transporter ATP-binding protein produces MAGVTLRNVVKRYGDVEAVRGINLDIADEEFVVLVGPSGCGKSTTLRMIAGLEDISDGDIAIDGDVVNDVPPKDRDIAMVFQNYALYPHMTVAENMSFGLRLKRYPKAEIKSRVDEAARILDIRELLERKPKALSGGQRQRVAMGRAIVRNPKVFLFDEPLSNLDAKLRVQMRTEIKKVHLKVRTTTVYVTHDQVEAMTLADRVVVMNNGRIEQIGPPNELYHHPKTRFVAGFIGSPAMNFIPVQLRAREGGIDLAITDSIVLPVPPERVERYKGFAGQAGLVLGLRPEHITETSAAMDPGVAPFDITLDVIEPMGNETLVYFTIAGEALCGRVSPNAGAADGQPMRLAANLNHMHLMDSAGMVL; encoded by the coding sequence ATGGCAGGAGTAACGCTCAGGAACGTCGTTAAGCGCTACGGCGACGTGGAGGCCGTGCGCGGCATCAACCTGGACATCGCCGACGAGGAGTTCGTCGTGCTGGTCGGCCCGTCCGGCTGCGGCAAGTCGACGACGCTCAGGATGATCGCCGGGCTCGAGGACATTTCCGACGGCGACATCGCCATCGACGGCGACGTGGTCAACGACGTGCCGCCGAAGGACCGGGACATCGCCATGGTGTTCCAGAACTACGCGCTCTATCCGCACATGACGGTGGCGGAGAACATGAGCTTCGGCCTGCGCCTGAAGCGCTATCCGAAAGCGGAGATCAAGAGCCGGGTGGACGAGGCGGCGCGCATCCTCGACATCAGGGAGTTATTGGAGAGGAAGCCCAAGGCGCTCTCCGGCGGCCAGCGCCAGCGTGTCGCCATGGGCCGCGCCATCGTGCGCAACCCCAAGGTCTTCCTGTTCGACGAGCCGCTGTCCAACCTCGACGCGAAGCTGCGCGTGCAGATGCGCACCGAGATCAAGAAGGTGCACCTGAAGGTGCGCACCACCACGGTCTACGTCACCCACGATCAGGTGGAGGCCATGACGCTGGCGGACCGGGTGGTGGTGATGAACAACGGCCGCATCGAGCAGATCGGGCCGCCCAACGAGCTCTACCACCATCCGAAGACGCGGTTCGTCGCCGGCTTCATCGGCTCGCCCGCGATGAACTTCATTCCCGTGCAGCTGCGCGCTCGGGAGGGCGGCATCGACCTCGCCATCACCGACAGCATTGTGCTGCCGGTGCCGCCGGAGCGGGTGGAGCGCTACAAGGGCTTCGCCGGACAGGCGGGGCTGGTGCTGGGCCTGCGCCCCGAGCACATCACCGAGACCTCCGCCGCCATGGATCCCGGCGTCGCTCCCTTCGACATCACGCTCGACGTGATCGAGCCGATGGGCAACGAGACCCTCGTCTATTTCACCATCGCCGGCGAGGCGCTATGCGGGCGCGTCAGCCCCAATGCGGGAGCGGCAGACGGCCAGCCCATGCGGCTCGCCGCCAATCTCAACCACATGCATCTGATGGATTCGGCGGGCATGGTGCTGTGA
- a CDS encoding carbohydrate ABC transporter permease: MTAATVTDKGAPSRNKAYGSMSRDRTWALRWSYFFLVIFAAFFLLPPIYMFITSLKTSAEISAATNPWWVYNPTLANYVELLTKPEYLVFFRNSVVVSAFVVTITMLISIPAAFALSRMRFWGSATLATGVFLTYLVPDTLLFIPLFKMFAVFHEWTGIQMLNRWWVLLVVYPTLTVPFCTWIMIGYFASIPKELDEAAIIDGASWFQTLTRIFIPVALPGIIAATIFAFTVSWAQFLYPLAFTTSVDQLVLPVGIITTLIRGDVFAWGQIMTGALLGALPPLIIYAFLMDYYIAGLTAGATKG; the protein is encoded by the coding sequence ATGACCGCGGCGACCGTCACGGACAAGGGCGCGCCCTCGCGCAACAAGGCCTACGGCTCGATGAGCCGGGACAGGACCTGGGCGCTGCGCTGGTCCTACTTCTTCCTCGTGATCTTCGCGGCCTTCTTCCTCCTGCCGCCGATCTACATGTTCATCACCTCGCTGAAGACCAGCGCGGAGATCTCGGCGGCGACGAACCCCTGGTGGGTCTACAACCCGACGCTCGCCAACTATGTCGAGCTGCTGACGAAGCCGGAATATCTCGTCTTCTTCCGCAACTCGGTGGTGGTGTCGGCCTTCGTCGTCACCATCACCATGCTGATCTCGATCCCCGCCGCCTTCGCCCTGTCGCGCATGCGGTTCTGGGGCTCGGCGACGCTGGCCACGGGCGTCTTCCTCACCTACCTCGTGCCGGACACGCTGCTCTTCATCCCGCTGTTCAAGATGTTCGCCGTGTTCCACGAGTGGACGGGCATCCAGATGCTGAACCGCTGGTGGGTGCTGCTCGTCGTCTATCCGACCCTGACCGTGCCCTTCTGCACCTGGATCATGATCGGCTATTTCGCCTCCATCCCGAAGGAGCTGGACGAGGCGGCGATCATCGACGGCGCTTCGTGGTTCCAGACGCTGACGCGCATCTTCATTCCCGTGGCGCTGCCCGGCATCATCGCCGCCACCATCTTCGCCTTCACGGTGAGCTGGGCGCAGTTCCTCTATCCCCTGGCCTTCACGACCTCCGTCGACCAGCTCGTGCTCCCCGTGGGGATCATCACCACGCTGATCCGCGGCGACGTCTTCGCCTGGGGCCAGATCATGACGGGGGCGCTGCTCGGCGCCCTGCCGCCGCTGATCATCTACGCCTTCCTCATGGACTACTACATCGCAGGCCTGACCGCCGGCGCGACCAAGGGCTGA
- a CDS encoding sulfite oxidase heme-binding subunit YedZ has translation MLPWNDRAGRLSVLKLIVFLGVLAPGLYIAAQAATGTLGSKPITSAIHQSGDWAVRLLLVSLLVTPLRFIADWPKLILVRRMVGVAAAAYALAHLLFYVVEQAFDLQKVASEILLRFYLTIGFVGLGGLVVLAATSTDAMIRRLGSTAWNRLHLLTYPIAFIAIWHFFLQTKIDVSQPVLMLGFFVWLMAFRAMRAAGIQVRPLQLAGLAIISGVATALLEALWYATMTGVMASRILYANLDVGFGIRPALWVTMAGLALVAVNLVRARKAGAPRGRRAAVAAE, from the coding sequence ATGCTGCCGTGGAACGACCGGGCGGGACGCCTCTCCGTCCTCAAGCTGATCGTCTTCCTGGGGGTTCTCGCCCCCGGGCTGTATATCGCCGCCCAGGCGGCCACCGGCACGCTCGGCTCCAAGCCCATCACCTCGGCCATCCATCAGTCCGGCGACTGGGCGGTGCGGCTGCTGCTCGTCTCGCTGCTGGTGACGCCGCTGCGCTTCATCGCCGACTGGCCGAAGCTGATTCTCGTGCGCCGCATGGTCGGCGTCGCCGCGGCGGCCTATGCCCTCGCCCACCTCCTCTTCTACGTGGTGGAGCAGGCCTTCGACCTGCAGAAGGTGGCGAGCGAGATCCTCCTGCGCTTCTATCTCACCATCGGTTTCGTCGGCCTCGGCGGGCTCGTCGTCCTCGCCGCCACCTCCACCGACGCGATGATCCGCCGGCTCGGCAGCACCGCCTGGAACCGGCTGCACCTCCTCACCTATCCCATCGCCTTCATCGCCATCTGGCACTTCTTCCTGCAGACGAAGATCGACGTGTCGCAGCCGGTTCTGATGCTCGGCTTCTTCGTCTGGCTGATGGCGTTCCGGGCGATGCGCGCGGCCGGCATCCAGGTCCGCCCGTTGCAACTCGCCGGCCTCGCCATCATATCGGGCGTCGCCACGGCGCTGCTCGAGGCGCTGTGGTACGCCACCATGACCGGCGTCATGGCCTCGCGCATCCTCTACGCCAATCTCGACGTCGGCTTCGGTATCCGGCCGGCCCTCTGGGTGACCATGGCCGGGCTCGCGCTGGTCGCCGTCAATCTCGTGCGGGCCCGCAAGGCCGGGGCCCCGCGCGGCCGACGGGCGGCCGTGGCCGCGGAGTGA
- a CDS encoding carbohydrate ABC transporter permease, whose translation MADAVLSSDPPRRRAAVRSNPVRRFFQRKSTVAFLMALPLILLIFGLVIYPAFYAIYLSTLRKSMTSVAWMRNCSWLPDVICTHMPFGNMQFLFTRETFWKVVYQSCLFAITAVIFKALLGFILAHFVHNIPAKGQRKWRGMLLIPWVIPPAMSTLAWLWLFDPSYSAFNYVLTGMGFDRIPWTGDASWARFSVILVNIWVGAPFFMIMYLAALKSVPDQLYEAAAIDGANWWQRIWYVTLPMMRNIIAITALFSTIVTFANFDIVRVLTAGGPLDQTHLFATWAFKLGIEGGDIPLGASVSLFMVPILAVAAIFILRDINQRGNEA comes from the coding sequence ATGGCAGATGCAGTCCTCTCATCCGATCCCCCGCGGCGGCGGGCAGCGGTGCGGTCGAACCCGGTGCGCCGCTTCTTCCAGCGCAAGTCGACGGTCGCCTTCCTGATGGCGCTGCCGCTGATCCTCCTGATCTTCGGCCTCGTGATCTATCCGGCCTTCTACGCCATCTACCTGTCGACCCTCAGGAAATCGATGACGAGCGTGGCCTGGATGCGCAACTGCTCCTGGCTGCCGGACGTGATCTGCACGCACATGCCCTTCGGCAACATGCAGTTCCTCTTCACGCGCGAAACCTTCTGGAAGGTGGTCTACCAGTCCTGCCTCTTCGCCATCACCGCGGTGATCTTCAAGGCGCTGCTGGGCTTCATCCTCGCCCATTTCGTCCACAACATCCCGGCCAAGGGCCAGCGCAAGTGGCGCGGCATGCTGCTGATCCCCTGGGTCATCCCGCCGGCCATGTCGACGCTCGCCTGGCTCTGGCTCTTCGACCCCTCCTACAGCGCCTTCAACTACGTGCTGACCGGCATGGGCTTCGACCGCATTCCCTGGACGGGAGACGCGAGCTGGGCGCGGTTCTCGGTCATCCTCGTCAACATCTGGGTGGGCGCGCCCTTCTTCATGATCATGTATCTGGCGGCGCTGAAATCGGTGCCCGACCAGCTCTACGAGGCGGCCGCCATCGACGGCGCCAACTGGTGGCAGCGCATCTGGTACGTGACGCTGCCGATGATGCGGAACATCATCGCCATCACGGCGCTGTTCTCCACCATCGTCACCTTCGCCAATTTCGACATCGTCCGCGTGCTCACCGCCGGCGGACCGCTCGACCAGACCCATCTCTTCGCGACCTGGGCCTTCAAGCTCGGCATCGAGGGCGGCGACATTCCGCTCGGCGCATCGGTGTCGCTGTTCATGGTGCCGATCCTGGCGGTCGCGGCGATCTTCATCCTGCGCGACATCAACCAGCGGGGGAACGAGGCATGA